TACAACCCTCTTTATAATATGAGGTTTCATAAGTTTACCTCCATTTGCAATAGTAGCTGCATAATTTGCAAACTGTATTGGTGTAAAGCTGCTGTACATCTGTCCTATTGCTGTCTGTGCGGTATCAGCGGCAGTCCAGGGGTAAGGATTTACTTTCTTTTTGTACTCCCTTGAAGATATGATACCTTTGCTTTCACCCAACAGGTCAATTCCAGTTTTCTTACCCAAGCCGAACCTTTTTGCCCATTTTACTATATTGTCAATCCCAACTTTATTTCCATAATGGTAAAAATACGGGTTCGACGACCTTTGTATTGCAGTTATAAGGTTAACCGTTCCAAGACCGGCACGGTATTGGATGTACTCAATGGACTTTAGCATCATACCATCATATGTCTCATACCCTTTATCAAAATATGTTTCATATGGAGTGGTCTTTCCTTCCTCTAGTGCGGCAATTCCTATTAATGGTTTAAAGATTGAACCCGGTGTATAGATTCCGGCAATCGCCCTGTTATACTCCGACGTAGTTGTATTTTTGGGATCCCCCAAGGCTGCTTTAGCTTTATTCGCGGCTTTATCATCAGGATCTGCAATAAATATGGACGGATCATAACTTGGATAGCTTGCCAATGCAAGTACTTCACCAGTATTTACATCCATAGCAACTGCCGCCCCTGCAAAAGCATCACGATGATTCTTTTTGCTGTTATTAACCTCCCTTATATACTTTATATTTTTTGCGAGGGAATCCATTGCTACCTTTTGGAGTTCCATGTCAATGGTCAGCACAACATCACTGCCTGGCTTTACCCCTTCTTCACTGACTGTTCTTGGTTTTCCGTTGTCGTCTATTTCAACTCGCCTATAACCGTTAGTTCCTCTAAGATAGCCTTCCGTAGTAAGCTCAACGCCGGATTTACCTATAACGTCCGTCATTTTATAGCCTGCATCTCTATGCTTAGCCAGTTCGTCTCCATCTATAGGCCCCACATGCCCTATTAATTGTCCCGCATACTTTGCATCAATATATTTTCTGCTGGGAACACTCTGTATAGTTATTCCCGGAAATTCATCGCTCCGTTCTTCCAACTCTGCAATTGTATTTGTACTGATAGAATCCGCAAGTACAGGATTCATAGAAATCCCTGCATATCTAAGTGTCATGATATCATAAGCGTCCTTTTCAGAATACTTATCGTCCACCTTGAACACCTTGTCCTTAAAGTATTCATATATTTCTTCTGGTGTGGAATCCTGATCAAAGCCTTTGAAGTCATATCCGGTCATGGTTTTCAAGGTTTTTTGCCTATTTTCGTTATTTTTCAGCATTGACCCAAAGCCCAAAGGATAGGTTAAATATTTTGAGAAGGTATCGTCGGGTGAGTCCCCATTCCTCTCAAGCACATCTAAAATCTTATACATCATTTCATTGAGCATTTTCGATCCCAGTCCTGTATCCATCAATAAAACAGAATAGCTGGTGGAATTAACAGCCACAGGCACTCCATACCTGTCAAGTATATTTCCACGTTCAGCCAAAATCGTTGTTGAACTCATTATTTTACTTTGGGACTGGGCGTAATAGTTTTCGCCCTGAACAAGCTGCATATTAGCCAACTGATAAACAATTACCGAAAACATCAGGATTATTGCTATTCCTACAATATTATATCTATCTTTAAAAAAATTTTTCATTATGCCTCACCTATTGCA
This genomic stretch from Ruminiclostridium cellulolyticum H10 harbors:
- a CDS encoding penicillin-binding transpeptidase domain-containing protein, with the protein product MKNFFKDRYNIVGIAIILMFSVIVYQLANMQLVQGENYYAQSQSKIMSSTTILAERGNILDRYGVPVAVNSTSYSVLLMDTGLGSKMLNEMMYKILDVLERNGDSPDDTFSKYLTYPLGFGSMLKNNENRQKTLKTMTGYDFKGFDQDSTPEEIYEYFKDKVFKVDDKYSEKDAYDIMTLRYAGISMNPVLADSISTNTIAELEERSDEFPGITIQSVPSRKYIDAKYAGQLIGHVGPIDGDELAKHRDAGYKMTDVIGKSGVELTTEGYLRGTNGYRRVEIDDNGKPRTVSEEGVKPGSDVVLTIDMELQKVAMDSLAKNIKYIREVNNSKKNHRDAFAGAAVAMDVNTGEVLALASYPSYDPSIFIADPDDKAANKAKAALGDPKNTTTSEYNRAIAGIYTPGSIFKPLIGIAALEEGKTTPYETYFDKGYETYDGMMLKSIEYIQYRAGLGTVNLITAIQRSSNPYFYHYGNKVGIDNIVKWAKRFGLGKKTGIDLLGESKGIISSREYKKKVNPYPWTAADTAQTAIGQMYSSFTPIQFANYAATIANGGKLMKPHIIKRVVKYDGSIVTETKPEYEIIPVKKENMKAVQQGMIAVANATDGTAADKFKDLKDITVAGKTGTAETGQEANHSSNALFICYAPAEKPQIAVAVVVERGVFGSYTAPIAKDILKYYFDSNGTGNKDFTVKADIVQLTK